In one window of Mercurialis annua linkage group LG4, ddMerAnnu1.2, whole genome shotgun sequence DNA:
- the LOC126677737 gene encoding ATP synthase subunit gamma, mitochondrial → MAMMAALRREGRRFASPLISPQPIAAAANATLRSSLLAADEHVPLGVRSISTQIVRNRMKSVKNIQKITKAMKMVAASKLRAIQTKAENSRGLWQPFTALLGDAPSVDVKKNVIVTVSSDKGLCGGINSTAVKNSRAILKLTSGPEKETKYVVLGEKAKAQLIRDSKKDITLCITELQKNPLNFTQVSVVADDILKNVEFDALRIVFNKFQSVVSFLPTLSTVLSPEIVERESEAGGKLGDLDSYEIEGGETKGEILQNLSEFQFSCVLFNAVLENACSEQGARMSAMDSSSRNAGEMLDRLTLTYNRTRQASITTELTEIISGASALEG, encoded by the exons ATGGCAATGATGGCTGCTCTGAGACGCGAAGGAAGGCGTTTTGCTTCTCCTTTGATATCCCCTCAACCGATCGCCGCCGCCGCTAACGCCACCCTCCGTTCCTCTCTCCTTGCCGCTGA TGAGCATGTCCCTCTTGGAGTTCGTTCGATTTCTACGCAAATTG TCAGAAACCGTATGAAGAGTGTCAAGAATATCCAGAAAATTACGAAGGCTATGAAGATGGTTGCAGCCTCTAAGTTACGTGCTATTCAAACTAAAGCTGAAAACTCCCGTGGGCTATGGCAACCTTTTACTGCACTTCTTGGCGATGCTCCTA GTGTTGATGTTAAGAAGAATGTAATTGTCACTGTTTCTTCAGACAAAGGTCTTTGTGGAGGAATTAACTCCACAGCAGTCAAGAATAGCAGGGCTATTCTCAAGTTGACTTCtg GTCCTGAGAAAGAAACCAAATATGTCGTCTTGGGAGAAAAGGCTAAAGCACAATTGATCCGTGACTCAAAAAAGGACATCACACTGTGCATCACTGAGTTGCAGAAGAATCCTTTGAACTTTACTCAG GTATCTGTTGTAGCAGATGATATCTTAAAGAATGTCGAGTTTGATGCTTTGAGGATTGTCTTCAACAAGTTCCAGTCTGTTGTCTCATTTCTTCCAACCCTGTCAACTGTGTTATCGCCCGAG ATTGTGGAGAGAGAGTCTGAAGCTGGTGGGAAACTTGGAGATCTCGACTCTTATGAGATTGAAGGAGGTGAAACAAAGGGTGAAATACTTCAAAATCTATCGGAGTTCCAGTTTTCTTGT GTCTTGTTCAATGCTGTATTGGAGAATGCTTGCAGTGAGCAAGGAGCGAGGATGTCTGCTATGGACAGCTCAAGCAGAAATGCCGGTGAAATGCTTGATCGTCTCACGCTTACCTACAATAG AACTCGTCAAGCATCAATCACCACCGAGTTGACTGAAATTATATCTGGAGCATCAGCGCTTGAGGGTTAG
- the LOC126678361 gene encoding uncharacterized protein LOC126678361 — MDKYVIRTRKIVNSCDKGDDLGALSGEKRKRVKFDSTDVIADPGERISIDDYEINIRDEVRRAYVLKGPCQPKGHKFFQKTFGNQNRSFQSTWFRDYVWLEYSVSKDARFCLWCYLFKPPKPKSQGGREVFTKTGFNNWKNARASLGEHVGNVDSDHNYAARKYEAYKNRRQSVEHIFTQHSSHADVAYRTRLTAVLGVIRFLLKQGLAFRGHDESNDSLSRGNFLELLQRDCEHNEEIAKVLNINAPGNNQMTAPSIQKEIVNACAEEVRTTIIKNIGDRFFTLMVDESRDNSVKEQMAIMVRYVDDHGEILERFLSVEHVADTSSHTLKEAIDKFFAKYGLSISRLRGQVYDGASNMCGEFNCLKALILNENPYARYVHCFAHQLQLVVVAVAKTLPIVENSFSYLSIIVNTVGASCKRKDALRQSQHDHIVTQLENGEISSGRGMHQETSLARPGDTRWGSHYHTVLRILAMWPSVMEVLGNVHDDAIGSKDRGATLGLLDRMENFEFVFTLHLMKRVLAITNGLSQVLQEKNQNIVNAMDMIHAVKVKFQSFREDGWNNLFDEVCKFCVENSIDMPNLEDNLSIRGRSKREGQSITFLHRFRVEIFFGMNSRFSEGNNELLSCISCLDPRQSFSRFNALKLRRLADFYPEDFSAFDLTMLSDQLDIYIYDVRQRATCGNRTTCKEAELALVLPVATASVERAFSTMNIIKTDLRNKMGDELLSDSLSCYIEKAIFLKIDNEPILQRFQAMQTQRMQLPRIDRN; from the exons ATGGATAAATATGTTATTAGAACACGAAAAATTGTTAATTCTTGTGATAAAGGAGATGATTTGGGTGCATTAtcgggagaaaaaagaaaacgtGTTAAGTTTGATTCTACTGATGTAATTGCGGACCCTGGAGAACGAATTTCGATTGATGACTATGAAATCAATATTAGAGATGAAGTGAGACGTGCGTATGTGCTTAAAGGTCCTTGTCAACCAAAGGGTCATAAATTTTTTCAGAAAACATTTGGAAATCAAAATAGAAGTTTTCAAAGCACTTGGTTTCGTGATTATGTGTGGTTGGAGTATAGTGTATCAAAAGATGCAAGATTTTGCTTATGGTGTTATTTGTTTAAACCGCCAAAACCCAAATCTCAAGGCGGTCGAGAAGTATTCACAAAAACAGGATTCAATAATTGGAAGAATGCAAGAGCTAGCTTGGGAGAACATGTTGGAAATGTTGACAGTGACCACAATTATGCTGCGAGAAAATATGAAGCATATAAAAACCGACGACAAAGTGTGGAGCACATATTTACTCAGCATTCTTCTCACGCAGATGTTGCTTATCGTACTCGATTGACAGCAGTATTGGGTGTTATTCGATTCTTACTCAAACAAGGATTAGCTTTTCGAGGACATGATGAGTCGAATGATTCATTGAGTAGAGGCAACTTTCTTGAGTTACTCCAAAGGGATTGTGAGCATAATGAAGAGATTGCAAAGGTGTTAAATATTAATGCTCCAG GAAACAATCAGATGACTGCTCCAAGTATTCAAAAAGAGATAGTGAATGCTTGTGCAGAAGAAGTGAGAACTACTATTATTAAGAATATTGGAGATCGTTTTTTCACACTCATGGTTGACGAATCCCGCGATAACTCTGTAAAAGAACAAATGGCTATTATGGTGAGATATGTTGATGATCATGGAGAAATCCTTGAGAGGTTTCTTTCAGTTGAGCATGTAGCAGATACTTCATCACATACTTTAAAGGAAGCTATTGACAAGTTTTTTGCCAAGTATGGACTATCAATATCTAGACTGCGGGGACAAGTATATGATGGGGCTTCAAACATGTGTGGAGAATTCAACTGTTTAAAGGCTCTCATACTTAATGAGAATCCTTATGCTAGGTATGTTCATTGTTTTGCTCACCAGCTTCAATTGGTAGTTGTTGCAGTTGCAAAAACATTACCGATTGTGGAGAATTCATTTAGCTATTTATCCATAATTGTGAACACTGTTGGAGCTTCTTGTAAAAGAAAAGATGCACTCAGACAAAGCCAACATGATCATATTGTCACACAATTAGAAAATGGTGAAATCTCTTCGGGAAGAGGGATGCATCAAGAGACAAGTCTTGCAAGACCTGGAGACACGAGGTGGGGTTCTCATTATCATACGGTATTGCGTATATTGGCAATGTGGCCTTCAGTAATGGAAGTGCTTGGAAATGTTCATGATGATGCAATTGGTTCAAAGGATAGAGGTGCAACTTTGGGTTTGCTTGACCGaatggaaaattttgaattcgTGTTCACCTTGCATTTGATGAAAAGAGTATTGGCAATTACAAATGGACTGTCACAAGTTTTGCAagagaaaaatcaaaatattgtgAATGCTATGGACATGATACATGCCGTGAAGGTCAAGTTTCAGTCATTTAGGGAAGATGGATGGAATAATCTTTTTGATGAGGTATGCAAGTTTTGTGTTGAAAATTCTATCGACATGCCTAATTTGGAAGATAATTTGTCAATCCGTGGTCGATCAAAACGTGAAGGTCAAAGTATAACATTTCTTCACCGTTTCCGTGTGGAAATCTTTTTTGGG ATGAATAGTCGTTTCTCAGAAGGAAATAATGAGTTGCTTTCTTGCATAAGCTGTCTGGATCCGAGACAATCATTTTCTAGATTTAATGCTCTGAAATTGCGCCGTTTAGCCGATTTTTATCCAGAAGATTTTTCTGCATTTGATTTGACGATGTTAAGCGATCAATtggatatatacatatatgatgTGAGGCAAAGGGCAACTTGTGGAAATCGGACAACTTGCAAAGAAGCTG AATTAGCATTGGTTTTACCAGTTGCAACTGCTTCAGTTGAAAGGGCATTTTCAACAATGAATATTATCAAGACTGATTTGCGTAACAAAATGGGGGATGAGTTATTGAGCGACAGTTTATCATGTTATATTGAAAAAGCAATTTTTCTGAAGATTGATAATGAGCCCATTCTTCAGCGCTTTCAAGCTATGCAGACCCAGCGAATGCAATTGCCTCGTATTGATCGAAATTAA